The Plodia interpunctella isolate USDA-ARS_2022_Savannah chromosome 9, ilPloInte3.2, whole genome shotgun sequence genome includes the window AATGGTCCTGTACGATGATATTGCTTATAGGCATAGATATCTTCTGCACGGGGTCGCTCATCACTTGTCCCACTGTCTTGATGGGAGATTTCTCGGAAACGTAATATTCTAACAGGTGGGACGCTATCGGCTTTAGGTTagctgaaaacaaaatatttaaatggatttgttatacatgtcacacatgctttttaacttatttttgaaaataataatcagacggaaaaattctggaatcgaatTGCTTGTAGttttgttgttaaaaaatagttcattagttaagagtacctactactctctaatgaaaatactgtacgtcgggGTAAGAcgaaagagatgaattaattcagccgaactggcatggtctcgatagctcagtggtcaagagcactgtcccggatagacaagggcgcgggttcaattcccgctcgattccagaattttttcatctcattattattttcaaaaacaaaatatttatcactatCCTTACAATAAAACCAAAGTCCTCTGAcgtgtctgttcgcgataaactcaaaaactacttcacGGATTCTCATGCGGTTTTCTCCAATAGATAGTtttgattcctgaagaaggttgtatataaatttattatatgtatgaatttgcgaatataaataaagtaggtGAGAAATACACGCGGCCGAAGCCGCTGTCAAATGCTAGAAATTAAAAGAATACTTACTGAAGTCCGCCCTCAAGCACGTCTCAGCTCTGTACAGGTGCTCCAAACAGACATGCACCTGAGCAAACCTCATTAGTAGGTTCTTCCACGGACTGATGTCGATCTCGTCGGCTATCAGGGGGACCTAGAACGAATTTCAATCAATTAACTAGtattttacccgcggcttcgtccgcttTCATGCCCTCGggaatagatttttattcgtattaaaatgggattggtATAtaggtgaaataaaatatccatagcgtttttaaaattaacacagcgccatctagtgtttctATTGCCTtagcatttagcgccacctataatagaatgagggtgtaatggttaaggccgcctgtggatcgaaaggtcccaggttcgagaccatgccacatgagtttgtataccaatttgactcatcaCTCAGTTgatttcatcgaccaccacttgcttctggtgaaggaaaacatcgcgaggaaatctgcacactggttgattattcacatcacattgcagtgtggttgtcgttgcgtcacattggcgcaatgtgattggttcgctgcgtctcacttcgaatcgattcgatggtgagaagtgaaatgtaaaCCCACATTTCGACCACAGTTTAGGTcgcaaagtggatcgcgttaagagatgatacTACTAAGCCACCTAAACAACaatgaaaatttacttttacaatgaGTGAAATACCAACTGGAAGTTATAATAAAAGCAATTACAAACCTCATTAACATCCTTCTTCTCAGCAACCAGCCCATGTTTCTTCAGCGAAGCAAAATCATCAACGGTCAATTCGTTGGGATCTTCATCGTAGAAGGACTCGCAGTCCAACCGTATGGAGTGCTCAGCATTGGAGATGTTCTCGAATGGGTTCAGTGTGTAGTCCCCGCTCATCGTCATGTCTTGGATTGTCTGGTTTATCTGCTCTATGGAGTCGTGGGACCTTTAAatcaaagtataatttttttttaaacaattttgttagaaaattcgttgcattaaaaaaatatatgttttttaatgcAGCTATAAATTAACCAATTGCTCGGGAAAAGCCTGCCTAAAGTAACCCAAAGTAAAGATACGTTTTATGTAATTTCTgtattatcaaatttaatcgaaatcagtttattgatttaaacGTGAAACAGTAACAAATACCCATACAAATATTCTCACAaacgtatgtatgtacaatcGATACTTAATGTGCTACCAAATTCATTGAAGTTTTCCAAAccacaaaatcaaaaatttatgtGAAGTAAAACAGTGGGCACAAGTTACACAGTGACGTAACGTTTATCAAAAAGCGTACCAAATAtatacatcaaaatattttaatataatcattaattaatgaCATTTAACTATGGTGTTTGACTATGGATggttttacacattttattttttaattatcggCCGCTATTACTGCAGCATAGAAAACCATGCAAAGTAACTCTAAACGACTTTGCACTCCcgtaaaaaatgataatagtAGTATACCTGGCGTCAGAAGTCCAAATCCCAGCTATATAGAAGGAATGTTCTAGAAGCGCCATGACCCTGGTATATTCCCACATGGTCTTCTCCACTCCCACTTGCGCGACCAGCGACAACGCTTGAGCGGGACTCGACATGAGGTTCTTCAGTACTTTAGCGGTTTGAGAATGACCCCGCGACAGTTTGAGAACCAGTTTCGATAGGTATGTCTTGTTATTGGCATcgatctgaaaataaatgttatttaactatagctttttgcccgcggcttcgcacgcgtaaATTTTTCCGGGTTGAAAACCCTATGTCCCCTATGTCcgtctccatacttcaaactacatctatgcaaaatttcaagaagattggttgagcagatagagtgtgaagaggtaacaaacttactttcgcatttatgatattactaGGACTAGCTTCAAGCTAcgattgttatgaagtttGGCACTCATCGCTCACGCACTTTgtgaataacacataaggtactttttatttcaaattttccaCGGAAGCGAGggcccgggacgcagctagttatCCATAAGGCGATTATCCTATCAAGGGGAAAATTATAACGGTTGATGATGACGGATAgtattagaaatttatttaacaaaatggtaatgtaattcaatattttatactgaagaaaccaaataaaattcGAAGAAGAAAGTTATAACTTTTCCgaaatttttgagaaaaacttgatgaaaaaaaagcaaatataaTATGCACTGTACTTACAAATGGTCGAATCTTGCCTGaagatataaatttcaatgcCTGGATGAGCAATGTTACAAGTTCATCGGCCGTTTCGCAATCTGTAACAGAAATcaacatataatttaacaacGTTATCTCTTCGATTGAGATCTGTTTTACTTGCtattgaccgcggcttcgcccgcgtttattatcttctcaaccaatcttcttgaaatttcgcatatagggtacctttcaacCCGAAAAAAACTTGTTCCCGTGGTATTTACGAAAAACCTATATTCTAAGTCACgccgaatataaaaataatagaaggcgctgtatatattttaaggtggcgctaaaagcaaataaaaaaaactttaacacTACATAGCGcagtgtgtattttaaatgcgctagGAATATTTTCATAgggaaaaaatgtataatctagatgaaacagatatatttaggatcatttcATAATGATGATTCATAGGCTGTAACAATGCAACTGGATCTacatacgaagatttaaagttggttggaaaatccattttcaaaaagtatgaaattataaaaataaatttaaccatcataaataacagaaattttgtaacaacttttattaagaaatcatcaccataaacgtaatatttaatgtaactgTCGAATAGACATAAAAAACTTATCTTTCTTTGCGAACATtttcgcacgttgtgacgtcactagttcgtgtcatttagtatggagcgtttggacgagtccaaaaatgtgtgattttatttttgtcatatctttgaaagtattgtcattatcatagtatttttttcactggtgtttctaatgatataagagccttcgaatagtcatcaaaacaaaaaattgtcaactagcctattCAACTATACCAATCctattttaatacgaagaCAAAACTGTTCTCAAAAAGTCCTCAAGTGCttgctaaaaataaacttacctCTCAAAACGTCCCACAGCTTGTAAGTGAAGTCGTTGCTGGAGCCACACGTACTCATGGCGGCGAGACCCTGGGCGAGGCTGGCCGTGTCGGCGGTGACGCACACGCAGCCGCCCGCCGGGCTCTCGGCCGTGTACGCGTACGTTTCAGTTTCGTTCAGCAGGTTCTGTACTTTTTTGTGGTTGTCTATACGTTTCTCGCCTTGGACGTAGGTTCTGCGAAGGTATTAAACTTTAGTAATTTCTTCTTCATCaatcgtaaataaaaaaaaatcgtttcataaaatacattgGAAAGCGAAATAAACGcaggcaaagccgcgggcaagacctggttataattttatcggAAGTGTCGAACCtaatgtaagtattataattaattaattgcatAATCATAGCTAGTTTTCTAGCTTGCTAACCACAcgcttatacatattataaaacaaagtcctctaccgcgtctgtgtgtctgtctgtttgttcgcgataaattaaaaaacgacTGCATGGATTCTcacgcggttttcaccaatagatagagtgtcccttgaggaaggtttaggggtataatttattgtttttacccaAGTGAAGCCGAGACAGCCGCTAGTATTACATAcgttactaaaaaaaattgttttacctCACAACGGAATTCTCCAAATTGACAGTTGATATTCCTGCAGCAGTCATGTCTACCAGCAGCTGATTGATGTTGTGgagcgaacagacagacttccAGATGGCATTGCATGGGCTCGCCAGGTGGCCAACTATCACTTCTTGCTCCTTTAATCATTCGTAAAGTAAGTCaagggtattttttaattttgaaataattgatttcattAGAGCAACTatatttccgggatgaaaggtaccctatttctttatccatacttcaaactatattatgcaaaatttcaagaagattagtgtgaataggtaacaaacaaataaatttacttttgcatttataatattaattacatagtcACACAAAGTGCACGGAAGCCTTGtcaaattttagaaaaaaaaaaataatcatgacAAGGATAATTACGATTAGAATTATCCAtactatactaatataatcaatgtaaaatgtgtttgtttgccCTTTCTTAACACCAGAATGGAGCATTTAAGTGATTTTTggtggagatagttggagagTGATATACTACTTTTTGTTGGCAACAGCTAATATTTAAACATCATTTGCACTCCCTCTataacccactgctgggtattGGTATACGCCAACTTTCTCTGTCctgataaataaactataaaaatgaataatattaaaatacttacaaaacGAACTTTGCAGCTAATAAATGGTATTTGTAACATCTTGCCGGGCCATTCACAATGCAGTTCAGTGACCCCGCTGTGAGGAGCGTTCAACAGCTCATCAGTGCTGTGGGAGCCGTATGATACTCCTGAGAGGAGGAACTTGCAGTCTACCGTTGATGTCACCTGAAAACAAATTCTAATTTCAATTTCGAAGTTCTTTATTCAAACACTACACATCGAAAAAAATGGCAGATGCGTCTTTTTGCGTACCTATCACAGTTAgcaatgcaaaaaaataattttcatctcTCTGTGATTATTGATGTTCACGACTGACGAACCCccgcaaaaatataaaaaaaccttaaaattttgaagatttgtttGACATTTTACAACTGTCTGACGTTTTTaaacaaagtattttatacaattactCACCATGTCACTACTAAGTTTCTTTTTCTCACAAAATTCCTGGATCAGAATATCCATGTCCACCTCATCCAAAGTCACAGCACCTTCATAACTGACTATACCTCTAGCAAAGTTCCTCTCATCAGACTGAAGTGTTAACAACAGTGGTTTGCCTTCTGATGCTGGATTTGTGAGAATCCACATTGGTAAGCTATCAGCTTTTGTGACTGAGGCAAGGCTCTTGTGATAAAGGTTGGCTATGTCactgaaattatataatacttgaagtaaatatcatttatttagttttcataaatgagaaattttatttgcctgATCACagtatatactatttataattctCATATAGAAATGGTTTCCTAGTTTTGTCCTCAGCTCTCAAGCTTCCATGTCCATGGTCCTTTATGATTAAGGTTTACATCTTATATATAGCAGAAAAGATTATACACCAATATGTTAATATGTATTCAGTTGCCAGTTAGactttcaaaaaattacagaTTAATCAAGTATAGTGTATATTTGATATGAGTTGAATACCGTGCTTTGTCTATGCCCACAGGAAGGTGGACTGCTTCCTCTTTGCTCCACAGCTGAGGTTCATCAGATACAAGTGTATCATCTAGCATTGTGTGTAGACTGAGATCTAGTTTCAATGGTGACCCAGTCAGATCTAGTTCCTCTGTAAATTGTTAGAAATAAGGTTTATTATTGACTTGAATTTGACTCagtattaatacaaaataactgCAAGCAGGACCCAGACTGGGTAATCAGACCAAGTAGGAAGTGTTAAAATtacttctaaaaataatagaaaatttcaTAACTTCAGACTTCACATTTCACTTAACATTTCTTAActtcagttttcttttttcgcTGACTGTTTCTGTCAAATCAACTGATCTCTTCCTGTCAAACAACAGGAAGAAATCTCTTCATGGTATaattttgccattgccttcaaGTTACTCTTTAGTTTcagtacttttttataatttgtaagttgtgcgcaataaagttatttaaaacacaACAAACACTTCTCAAAATTATTTGCGATTGGAAAGAAGGCATGCATCAATTTACTGAGCGCATGGCttattgtaaaagaaaatagaattaaaaataaaactattctaAAGTATACTCACCTTGTTCACATTTATTGCCATGTTCTGTAGCATCTGGGTGattgtaaattgttttattctgaaaataaaaatatttaggcaCTGTAATACTTAATAGTGATTGTAAACATATATTCTATCATTTAAAAACCGAATACAAACCTTAATGCAAACGAGcgcaatttcatttttatttttcgtgtACATTTGTACATAACTTGGGCTAACCtttttttcaatagaaaaTTTAGAATAACTTTCCAACACAGGTTGTAATAATGACTCCatagtaaacaaaattaagaaaacaaGAAAGTCTcacttattaaaaacaatgtaagtaaaacagcaaaaaacaaataaacagctTGCCAGTCTCGTTCGTTTCGCCACTTGAATTTTGACTtgcatttgaatttttttgttttgatctGTTGACATTGACACATTTGTCAGCTGTCAGGCAGGCTGCAGTGATCCGGTTCCGTTCCGAATAATGCTTGGAATTGCATAAATTACTGGATTGTGTATTCTAAGTTTTATGTTTGCGTTCTTTTTGTAGGTATAGATACTGGAAAGGGCACTAGAGACTAGATATtgcaaacacaaataaaaagtatcgGGTTTGTCTTTTCACAAGAATTCAATTTAGTACTTatactttacttttatatttatgatttctaTTCAAACTGGAACTAATCTAATACCTgctaatcaaataaaaagaacttcagaaaaatatactcGGAATACAAGTAATCAAACTAAATTAAAGTATCGAAGTCCAGAAAGAGTAGAACCCGGATATTAGTACAAATTTCAATGGCGGGTTGTTTCGTGCATTACGTTTATCCTGGAATCTCATTACATTTAACTAACATGTAGGTAATAAACTTCCTCAAACCGAAAGAGTCACTAAACGAAGCATTCTCACTCATATAGT containing:
- the LOC128672559 gene encoding uncharacterized protein LOC128672559; the encoded protein is MESLLQPVLESYSKFSIEKKVSPSYVQMYTKNKNEIALVCIKNKTIYNHPDATEHGNKCEQEELDLTGSPLKLDLSLHTMLDDTLVSDEPQLWSKEEAVHLPVGIDKARDIANLYHKSLASVTKADSLPMWILTNPASEGKPLLLTLQSDERNFARGIVSYEGAVTLDEVDMDILIQEFCEKKKLSSDMVTSTVDCKFLLSGVSYGSHSTDELLNAPHSGVTELHCEWPGKMLQIPFISCKVRFEQEVIVGHLASPCNAIWKSVCSLHNINQLLVDMTAAGISTVNLENSVVRTYVQGEKRIDNHKKVQNLLNETETYAYTAESPAGGCVCVTADTASLAQGLAAMSTCGSSNDFTYKLWDVLRDCETADELVTLLIQALKFISSGKIRPFIDANNKTYLSKLVLKLSRGHSQTAKVLKNLMSSPAQALSLVAQVGVEKTMWEYTRVMALLEHSFYIAGIWTSDARSHDSIEQINQTIQDMTMSGDYTLNPFENISNAEHSIRLDCESFYDEDPNELTVDDFASLKKHGLVAEKKDVNEVPLIADEIDISPWKNLLMRFAQVHVCLEHLYRAETCLRADFTNLKPIASHLLEYYVSEKSPIKTVGQVMSDPVQKISMPISNIIVQDHLKKNAFWYRVEINKKDNAVNKGLKRDSKIVYVFSQQPVFPPSVWQHLEPASEEIGEVTTMGEDLKYYITKYVFISNRVLNKLN